A DNA window from Strix aluco isolate bStrAlu1 chromosome 6, bStrAlu1.hap1, whole genome shotgun sequence contains the following coding sequences:
- the LOC141925522 gene encoding uncharacterized protein LOC141925522 produces MFFRFWWLLWILEHHEFLAENLREEKRYGLRRPKPKHILSNTVEKYPRPSDQDEDCILEIAFLLDSSESAKDYNHEQQKKFVLETVDRMKSLQLSSGRTLSWRMALLQYSSTVFIEKTFHDWKGPEAFKSHIGPISYIGHGTYTTYAITNLTQLYMTEGTPGSVKVAMLFTDGVDHPRNPDIFAATADAKHQGIVFFIMGMTRVAEEVSNAAKLRLLASVPASRFIFNLQEKETVEKVLKEMKDLSEEECPQAATCNCEKGERGPPGPAGKKGRTGDDGAPGLKGAKGEPGLNGIPGRDGIEGKSGYKGEKGERGECGIPGIKGDRGPEGPVGPRGTRGLQGPQGHSGDQGPEGLQGSKGERGLPGPPGLPGETGIGLPGPKGDSGLTGRPGPVGPPGVGEPGLMGPQGPQGVQGERGSPGEGLPGAKGDRGFDGPKGPRGLPGISIKGEKGEFGPPGLPGPIGLPGIGIQGEKGVEGPKGPPGSRGLPGQGVPGPKGEQGLPGETGVPGERGIGEPGSKGEPGPSGLAGLPGLPGEDGAPGQKGEPGLPGLRGPEGAPGIGIQGEKGDQGQRGIRGLTGPTGVPGPAGAKGEPGAPGRLGMPGPPGRAVPGPKGDIGLPGLAGPIGEPGFGLPGAKGDRGLPGPPGPFGPKGDGYPGPPGLPGLPGIPGEQGPDGVGLPGPKGDPGSRGPIGLPGPPGEGLPGPKGTIGRPGPPGPLGPPGEGIQGIKGEQGIQGMPGPRGPSGEGLLGQKGDRGATGEKGKKGEKGDVGDPGLSGEPGKTGPKGEQGLTREDIIKLIKEICGCGIKCKEIPMELVFVIDSSESVGPENFEIIKDFVTALVDRVTVGRNATRIGLVLYSLEVRLEFSLNKYTTQQDVKQAIRKMQYMGEGTYTGTAIRKATQEGFFGARTGVRKVAIVLTDGQADKREAVKLDIVVREAHAANIEMYAIGIVNTSDPTQAEFVRELNLIASDPDREHMYLIDDFNTLPALESKLVNQFCEDEYGTLIYNRNGNGASINGPSFHSVSSSSLHYILQNNNVNRQSLAVQTPGVSTVESPLSLGDLPQPLAPTKVPPVVVYEAHEEEQEEEEQSSLLTVDTRAMVPLLPSKPSPSDKVITSSLSTAALTPRPESILDPRCKLRLDQGSCRVYIIKWYYDKQANACAQFWYGGCDGNANRFESEEECREACVFFSGGRNLSLH; encoded by the exons ATGTTCTTCAGATTCTGGTGGCTTTTGTGGATACTTGAACACCATGAGTTTTTGGCAGAAAatctcagggaagaaaaaagatatgGATTGAGAAGACCAAAACCTAAACACATTCTGTCAAATACAGTAGAAAAATATCCCAGGCCAAGTGATCAAG ATGAAGACTGCATTCTGGAAATTGCTTTTTTACTGGACAGCTCCGAAAGTGCTAAGGACTATAATcatgaacagcagaaaaaatTTGTCCTGGAAACAGTAGACAGAATGAAAAGTTTGCAGCTTAGTTCTGGACGTACCCTTAGCTGGAGGATGGCCTTACTTCAGTACAGCAGCACTGTTTTCATAGAGAAAACCTTCCATGACTGGAAAGGTCCTGAAGCATTCAAATCTCACATTGGTCCTATCTCCTACATAGGTCATGGCACTTACACAACTTATGCTATAACTAACCTCACACAACTCTACATGACTGAAGGGACTCCAGGTAGTGTGAAAGTAGCCATGCTCTTCACTGATGGGGTGGACCATCCAAGAAACCCAGATATTTTTGCAGCTACAGCTGATGCTAAACACCAAGGAATTGTATTTTTCATAATGGGAATGACCAGAGTGGCTGAGGAGGTTAGCAATGCTGCCAAGCTCCGGCTCCTGGCCAGTGTCCCAGCATCCAGGTTCATTTTCAACCTCCAGGAGAAAGAAACTGTGGAAAAGGTTCTCAAAGAAATG AAAGATCTATCTGAGGAAGAG TGTCCCCAGGCTGCCACATGTAACTGTGAGAAGGGGGAAAGAGGCCCTCCTGGCCCTGCT gGTAAAAAGGGTCGCACTGGGGATGATGGAGCTCCAGGCCTGAAAGGAGCAAAG GGGGAGCCAGGTCTTAATGGAATCCCAGGACGAGATGGAatagag ggGAAATCTGGATATAAAGGAGAGAAG GGTGAAAGAGGTGAATGTGGAATCCCAGGGATAAAAGGAGATAGA GGTCCTGAAGGCCCAGTAGGCCCCAGAGGAACAAGAGGGctacag GGTCCACAAGGACATTCTGGAGATCAAGGGCCTGAAGGTCTGCAAGGATCAAAG GGTGAAAGAGGTCTCCCTGGGCCACCTGGCTTGCCTGGAGAGACTGGAATAGGACTGCCAGGCCCAAAG GGTGACAGCGGTTTGACAGGAAGACCGGGCCCTGTTGGCCCACCCGGAGTTGGTGAGCCAGGACTTATG GGGCCTCAAGGACCACAAGGTGTTCAAGGAGAAAGAGGTTCACCAGGAGAAGGGCTTCCAGGAGCAAAG gGAGACCGTGGTTTTGATGGACCAAAAGGCCCTCGTGGGCTTCCAGGCATCAGCATAAAAGGTGAAAAG GGTGAATTTGGTCCTCCTGGTTTACCTGGGCCAATTGGATTACCTGGAATTGGAATTCAAGGAGAGAAG GGAGTGGAAGGCCCAAAAGGACCACCTGGCTCTAGAGGGCTACCAGGACAGGGAGTACCTGGACCAAAG GGTGAACAAGGCTTGCCAGGAGAGACTGGAGTGCCAGGAGAAAGAGGTATTGGAGAACCTGGTTCTAAG GGTGAGCCAGGCCCTTCAGGACTGGCAGGTTTGCCTGGTCTTCCAGGAGAAGATGGAGCCCCTGGACAAAAG GGTGAACCAGGGTTACCTGGTCTTAGGGGTCCAGAAGGTGCTCCAGGGATTGGAATACAGGGGGAAAAG GGAGATCAAGGTCAGAGAGGAATACGTGGATTAACTGGACCAACAGGAGTGCCTGGACCTGCTGGAGCTAAA GGAGAGCCTGGTGCACCAGGACGTCTTGGAATGCCAGGCCCTCCTGGAAGAGCTGTGCCTGGACCAAAG GGTGACATTGGGTTACCTGGTCTTGCTGGACCAATTGGAGAACCAGGTTTTGGGCTTCCTGGGGCAAAG GGTGACCGAGGTCTTCCAGGACCGCCCGGGCCCTTTGGGCCAAAAGGAGATGGTTATCCCGGCCCACCT GGCTTGCCAGGCCTTCCTGGGATTCCTGGTGAACAAGGCCCAGATGGAGTTGGACTACCAGGACCTAAG GGTGATCCCGGTAGTAGAGGACCAATTGGTCTCCCAGGTCCCCCAGGAGAAGGCCTGCCAGGACCAAAA GGAACCATAGGACGCCCAGGGCCACCTGGCCCTCTGGGACCTCCTGGTGAAGGTATTCAAGGAATTAAG GGGGAACAAGGAATTCAAGGAATGCCAGGACCACGAGGCCCCTCTGGAGAAGGGCTTTTGGGACAGAAG GGAGATCGAGGAGCTACaggtgaaaaggggaaaaaaggagaaaaaggtgaTGTGGGTGACCCTGGTTTATCTGGAGAACCT GGCAAAACTGGACCAAAGGGAGAGCAAGGCCTAACA AGAGAAgatataattaaattaattaaagagATATGTG gttGCGGTATTAAATGTAAGGAAATTCCCATGGAGCTTGTATTTGTGATTGACAGCTCTGAGAGTGTGGGACCAGAAAACTTTGAGATTATCAAAGACTTTGTAACCGCTTTAGTAGACAGAGTAACTGTAGGCAGAAACGCTACCAGAATTGGCCTTGTGTTATACAGTTTAGAAGTTCGGCTAGAATTTAGTCTCAACAAATATACAACTCAACAGGATGTTAAGCAAGCAATTAGAAAAATGCAATACATGGGAGAAGGGACTTACACTGGAACTGCTATCCGTAAAGCAACCCAGGAAGGATTTTTTGGTGCTCGAACAGGAGTGCGAAAAGTAGCTATTGTGCTAACAGATGGCCAAGCAGACAAGAGAGAAGCTGTAAAACTAGATATTGTCGTTCGAGAGGCTCATGCAGCAAACATCGAAATGTATGCAATAGGAATTGTAAATACTTCAGATCCCACACAGGCTGAGTTTGTGCGTGAACTAAATCTGATTGCTTCAGATCCAGACAGAGAACACATGTATCTCATTGATGACTTTAATACCCTTCCAG ctctgGAGTCCAAATTAGTCAACCAATTCTGTGAAGATGAATATGGTACCTTAATATACAACCGTAATGGAAATGGTGCGAGCATAAATGGACCATCTTTCCATTCAGTATCTTCAAGTTCTTTACATTACATACTTCAGAACAACAATGTTAATAGACAATCACTTGCAGTACAGACACCTGGAGTATCTACAGTAGAAAGTCCTCTGAGTCTTGGTGATCTTCCTCAACCATTAGCCCCG ACCAAAGTACCTCCTGTGGTAGTATATGAAGCCCATGAAGAggaacaagaggaggaggaacagtCATCCTTGCTAACAGTGGACACTAGAG CTATGGTACCATTATTGCCATCTAAACCATCACCATCAGATAAAGTGATTACATCATCTCTTTCAACTGCAGCACTCACACCAAGACCAG aaAGTATCCTGGACCCCCGATGCAAGTTAAGGCTGGATCAAGGGTCATGCCGTGTTTATATCATAAAATGGTATTATGATAAACAAGCCAATGCTTGTGCTCAGTTTTGGTATGGTGGCTGTGATGGAAATGCAAACCGCTTTGAGAGTGAAGAGGAATGTAGAGAggcttgtgtatttttttctggagGTAGGAATTTATCTCTACATTAA